The following nucleotide sequence is from Halobacillus mangrovi.
ACATGTCACAATTTGTACATTCAGCAGGATTGGCTAGGAAAACAAGGGGATTTTCCTATTATTTTAAGGTTTTATAAAAGCGCTTAACTGTCTGAATAATGTACATAATTTAAACTGTTATCATCTTGAGGGGGGTAAATATGGCGGGAACACGCGGATACGTTAATCGAAGACTACATTCATTACTAGGAGTCCTTCCAATTGGGATCTTTTTGATCCAGCACTTGACTGTGAACTTTTTTGCAACACGTGGTCCAGAAGCATTCAACGATGCAGCTCACTTTATGGAGAGCTTGCCATATCGTTATGTTCTGGAGATTTTTATTATCTTTTTACCACTTTTATTTCACTCCATTTACGGTGTTTATATTGCATTCACAGCAAAAAGCAACTTATCTAATTTCGGATATTTTAGAAATTGGATGTTCATGCTTCAGCGTGTCACTGGAATCATTACATTGATTTTCATCGCTTGGCACGTTTGGGAAACCCGTATTGCCATCGGGTTTGGCTGGGCTGAATTGAATTATCAGCTGATGGAAAGTATCCTGACGGAGCCATTTTTCTTCTGGTTCTACATAGTAGGGGTTGTATCTACTACTTTCCACTTCTCAAACGGTTTATGGTCTTTCTTTGTAAGCTGGGGGATTACAGTTTCTCCGCGCTCACAATTGATCATGACGTATGCGAGTATTATTATTTTCGTTGCTATTTCTTACATTGGTGTACGTACATTGATTCAGTTCGCGTACGGCATATAAATAGTAATTGTACAAACGTTGTAGATATATAGAAATTAAGGGAGTGAGCTTCAATCATGACTAATCGAAACATCGTTGTTGTCGGTGGCGGTCTTGCCGGCCTTATGGCAACAATCAAAGCAGCAGAACAAGGGGTTCACGTAGATTTGCTCTCCATTGTACCCGTTAAGCGCTCTCACTCTGTCTGCGCTCAAGGAGGTATTAATGGAGCTGTTAATACGAAAGGGGAGGGTGACTCTCCTTGGGAACACTTCGATGATACCGTTTACGGGGGAGACTTCCTAGCGAACCAGCCTCCCGTAAAAGCAATGTGTGAGGCAGCGCCTGGGATCATTCACTTGCTGGACCGTATGGGAGTAATGTTCAACCGTACACCTGAAGGTCTATTGGACTTCCGACGGTTCGGAGGGACGCAGCACCACCGTACTGCCTTCGCAGGGGCTACGACTGGGCAGCAGCTCCTTTATGCATTAGATGAACAAGTACGTCGCCATGAGGTGAACGGACTTGTAACGAAATATGAAAACTGGGAGTTCTTATCTGCCATTGTAGACGACGAGGGTGTTGGTCGTGGTGTCATCGGTCAAAACCTGAGCAACCACGAAATCAAAGCCTTCCCAGCTGATGCCGTCATCATGGCAACGGGCGGACCAGGGATTATTTTTGGTAAGTCTACAAACTCTGTAATCAATACAGGTTCTGCTGCTGGGGCTCTTTACCAGCAAGGCGTCGCCTATGCTAATGGTGAATTTATTCAAATCCACCCAACTGCTATTCCTGGAGACGATAAGCTTCGTCTTATGAGTGAATCTGCCCGAGGTGAAGGTGGACGAGTCTGGACATATAAAGACGGAGAGCCATGGTATTTCCTTGAAGAAAAATACCCTGCTTACGGTAACTTAGTCCCTCGTGATATCGCGACACGTGAGATTTTTGACGTGTGTGTGAATCAAAAGCTAGGAATTAATGGAGAGAATATGGTTTACCTCGACCTTTCTCATAAAGATCCGAAAGAGCTTGATGTAAAACTTGGGGGAATCATCGAAATCTATGAAAAATTCGTAGGCGATGATCCGCGTAAAGTACCAATGAAGATTTTCCCTGCTGTTCACTATTCCATGGGTGGGATGCACGTAGATTTTGATCAAATGACTGCTATTCCTGGCATTTTTGCAGCAGGCGAGTGTGATTATACTCAGCACGGAGCGAACCGCTTAGGTGCCAACTCCTTACTTTCCTCTATTTACGGTGGAATGGTTGCTGGACCAAACGCTGTTAAATACACAGAAGGTTTGGACAAAATTTCTGATGAAATGACATCTACACTATTTGAAGCAAGGGTAAAAGAAGAGCAAGAGAAGTTTGATAAGATCATGGCCATGGACGGCGATGAGAATGCGTATCAAATCCACAAAGAACTTGGAGAGTGGATGACGGATAACGTAACCGTTGTACGGGAAAATGAGAAACTTCTGAAAACGGATGAAAAGATCGTAGAATTAATGGAGCGTTATGAACGCATCAATATCAACGATACGTCCCGTTGGAGCAATCAGGGAGCTATGTTTACTAGACAACTTTGGAACATGCTTCAGCTTGCCCGTGTTATTACTCAAGGAGCTTATAATCGTAATGAAAGCCGTGGCGCACATTACAAGCCTGAGTTCCCTGATCGTAACGACGAAGATTGGTTGAAGACTACGGTTGCAACGTACGATAAAGTAAATAACAAACCAATCTTTAGATACGACGATGTCGATACATCATTCATCGAGCCGCGTAAACGTGACTACTCGAAGAGTAAATAAAGGAGGTCATTGATGATGAGCGAAAACAAGACGATTACGTTTATAATTACACGTCAAGACCACCCGGATGAACCGTCTTATGAAGAAACTTTCGAAATTCCATATCGTGAAAATATGAATGTTATCTCTGCTTTGATGGAAATCCGCCGTAATCCAGTCAACGCTAACGGAGAAGCGACTACTCCGGTTTACTGGGATATGGGTTGTCTTGAAGAAGTGTGTGGAGCCTGTTCAATGGTGATCAACGGAACACCGCGTCAATCGTGTACAGCCCTTGTTGACCAACTGGAACAGCCAATCCGCCTGGCACCTATGAAAACTTTCCCTGTCAATCGTGACCTTGCGGTAGATAGAAGCCGCATGTTCGATTCACTGAAGAAAGTGAAAGCATGGATTCCTATTGATGGAACCTATGATCTTGGACCTGGGCCGCGTATGGCAGAAAGTAAACGCCAGTGGGCTTATGAATTATCAAAATGTATGACTTGCGGAGTTTGTTTGGAAGCTTGTCCAAATGTGAATAGCAAGTCTGATTTCATCGGTCCTGCTCCCCTTTCTCAGGTTCGCCTGTTCAACTCACACCCAACTGGTGAACTGAACAAGAGTGAACGCCTGCAAACGATTATGGATGAAGAAGGCTTGATGGGATGCGGAAACGCCCAGAACTGTGTGCAATCTTGTCCTAAAGGAATACCATTGACAACATCTATCGCGGCACTGAACCGTGATACAGCTATTGAGTCCTTCAAGAGCTTCTTCGGAAGCGACCAGCGAGTGTAAATAATTGAAAAAATCCCCAGTGCATGCTAAATGCGCTGGGGATTTTCTGTTAGATCACGAAAATTGCCAGCCCCTTTGTAATCAACTAACCATTAATTATTGAATGATAGGGGGTTGTAGGGCTTAATGTGCGTAGTATAATAGATTTGATTGCAATTTAGTAAGGATGATTTTATGCAAAAGTTTAAATGGTCTCATACATTCGTATTACTATTTTTTATAGTATCATCGATTTATTTAGTCATTATTGGGATTACTCAGCCCTTCATAGGGATTGATTTAGAAAAGCAGTCAGACCGATGGGTGATTACAAATATCGATCAAGATAGTTGGGCAGAAAGACACGGTATTCCTTTGAATGCAGAATTAATCTCTGTTGAAGGGGCAGCCCCAGAGGACCATTACTCTGTTTCGATGTTCAACGAGCTTGAGAAGGCAGATTCTTTTACTATTGGAGCATCTGGACAGGAAATTTTTTATGATGATATTCACCAGTCCAGTCCTCAGCACTGGACGCTGTACGTCATATTTCCCAGTTTGTTCTTTCTTTCGATTCTTGGTATCTCACACCTGGTTCATAAGAGGGTGCCAAAAAGATACTCTGCCCACCAGTTAATTTTGTTCTTTCTCGCGATCGCTACGGGTTATATGAGCAATAGCGGTGCCATTCGTGACGATCTATACAGCTTATTTTTGAACACGTCGCTTTTTCTGATGGCTCCAGTCATATTAATTCATTTTCTTTACAATTATTTCCGTGAATTGGATACGTATTGGTTTTCTAAAAAGGTTCCATATTTTTTATATGGTCTTGCCATAGTCGTCTCCTCTATGGAAAGCTATTTTTTGAGCACTCAAAATTACCCAGAGATGTTCGATCCTGTACCGCCATGGCTACTATTAGGCCTCTATATTATATTATTTTACGTGATCTATAGAGGGCTTTATATATTCAAAGACACGCCTCAAGGCTCTATTTTTAAATATGTCAGTGTTGGGATGACAGTAGCTTTCTTTCCCTACACATGGCTCTATCTCATTCCTGCCCTTACGATCGGAAAGAAAATCATAACGCTGGAAGTAGGAGCGGTATTTTTAATAGCTCTTCCTATCACATTTATGTATTTAGTTACGAGAGAGCGGTTAATCGATATCGATTTTGTGATGAGCCGGGTTCGCTATTATATTTTCTTATCGATCGTGCCAAGCATTATTCTGACAGCTGTTTTTGCATGGCTTGTATCTTCACCACAATCGATGGTCACTTATATACAAGTCTATCTGCTTGTGCATCTTTTCTTGATCGCTTTTCTTTCTATTAAAGAAGTGCTCGATTCACGGTTGCAGCGATTCTTATTTTCTGCAAGATACAGCTATCAGGAAAGCATGCACCGGATGTCTAAAGATATGAAAGACCAATCAAATGCCGTAGACTTGATGAAGGTCATGAGAAGTGAAATTAATAATGTACTGAACGTACGCGATATGTATATTTTCTCTAAACACAATAAACGGAACATGTACTGTGTGTATGATCAGATCCCTGATGATATTCTCATGGAGCTTGACGAAAAGTTGACAGATCACAGCTATGATATCGGCTCTATTATTGAAACAAACAAAGGGTTTGGTGTCATAGTAGGATTTTCCTTACAGAAACTTACCATGCTTTGGTGTGAAGGGAAGAAAGACTATACAAATTTAAATCGTGATGAGAAAACGTATTTGCAAACCATCTCTCATAATGCCAACATTGCCATAGAGAATATGAATCTCATTGAGGATCTAGTTAAAGAGCTGCGCCGATTGAAAAATAATCAGACTCAAAAGTATCCGACCTGGCTATCGAGGCTGCTGTTTACTATTGCTGAAAATCAGCGTAAACAGCTGTCGATTGATTTGCATGACACTGTTCTTCAAGAACAACTGTACCTTTACAGAAAAATGGATGATTTAATTAGACATAGAAATGACTTGCCTCCCACTTTGCACGCTGAACTTGTTATGTATAAGGAGTCGCTCCTGGACAGTATTCATTTGATTCGAGAGACATGCAATGAACTACGCCCAGCCTTTATTGAGGAATTAGGACTCGTGCAATCGTTGAATAACCTAATTCAGCAATACCAGCTTCGATCCAACTTTACTGTGTATTTTTCTGAGGAAAAGTTTGACGCAGAGCTGGATCAGGAGCATATCCTCGCGATCTTCCGGATTGTCCAGGAATTGCTGACAAATGCCATGAAGCATTCGGAGGCAAAAATAGTTAAACTTTCTCTTTCTGAGGAAGATGACCAAGTCGTATTGCTTTACTCAGATAACGGAAAAGGAATGGACTTTTCATTCCAGCGTGATTTGTTCTCTCATATAGGATTGTCTGGAATCGAGCAGCGTGTGAACGGACTAAATGGACATTTGAAGATTGATACAGCTCCAGGGGAGGGCTTTAAGGCGGTAATTACGTTTCCCGTTACGGTTAAGAAGGAGGCTCACGTATGACGAAAATATTAATTGTTGATGACCACCCAGCCGTCGGAGCTGGCACAAAATCGATGCTGGAACAAGAGGCAGATATGAAAGTCGATGTCATCGAACGAAGTGATCAAGTAGAAACTCATTTAGAAGAAAATGAGTATGATATTCTTTTACTGGATTTGTATATGCCTGGACTGAATGGAATCGAGCTTGCCAAGAATCTCAGGAAAACTCACCCAGACCTCATTCTGCTCATCTACACCGGTTTTGACTTGAGTACCCATTTCAATATGCTTGTCGAGGCGGATATCAATGGATTTGTCAGTAAAACAGCAACGAGTGAAGAACTGCTTACCGTTATTCGATGCGCCCTTCGTGACGAAGTCGTTATTCCGCTCCATTTGTTTAAACAGCTGAGAAGGGCAGAAGCGAGTGTCAGTCAGCAAAATGAAACAGAAGAAGGCACAAGTTTGTCGCTTAACGAAAAAGAACAATCGATCCTTAAGGAAGTCGCTTCCGGCTTCACGAACCGTGAAATTGCCCAGACCCTTCACATGTCTCAAAGAAGTGTGGAATACACACTTACTGGGATTTTTAATAAACTAAATGTAAGGTCGAGGACAGAGGCATTATTTAAAGCACAGGAACTCGGGCTTGTGTCTAAATCTTAATACACTGGCACAGTGCTCAGATTCTAGTCATACGATACATTGACTAAATAATTCCCCTCGATGATGCTCAGGACAACAAGGAGGGGTACGCTTGTGAAGGAGGACGGCTATCGGCCAACACAAATTCTTACCAAGCGGGAGCGAGAAGTTTTCGAGCTTCTGGTGCAAGACAAAACGACAAAAGAGATCGCAAAAGAGCTTTTCATTTCAGAGAAGACTGTGCGGAATCACATCTCAAATGCAATGCAAAAGCTGGGAGTAAAAGGACGTTCACAGGCAGTTGTAGAACTGCTACGTATGGGTGAATTGGAATTATAATCTCCATAGATCAGTAAATGGATTGTAATTTTGAGATGAGGATCCTTTCAGGTGTTGGGAATAGCAAGCAATACCTGAAAGGGTTTTTTGTCACCAAACAAACGTTTACCTTGAATTTTCTTTCGTAAACAGTGAGAATGGTGGTTACAGAGTATTTTTGTGAGGAGTGCTTGATGTGACGAAATCACACCAGACGTCGATGATCGCAGATGTAGAAAAAGAGTTACGATACATATCTGGCATCATTAAACAAAGAGGACGAGTAATCTTAAATAATTATCCCATTACGGCGCCGCAATTTGTCGCTTTACAGTGGTTAATGGATAAAGGAGACATGACGATAGGCGAACTATCCAATTACATTCACCTTGCCTGCAGCACGACGACGGACCTCGTCGACCGCATGGAAAAGAATGAATTGGTGGAAAGAGTCAGAGATCCCAAAGACCGTCGAGTCGTACGGATCCATGTATTGGAAAAAGGTGAACAGATCATACATGAAGTGATTGAAAAACGCCAAGATTATTTAGAAGAAGTCTTAAAGGACGTTCCAGTAGATGACGTAAACACGTTGAACCAGTTGCTGCATGTCCTTCATGAAAAAATGCGTGAGGCGGATAAAGAAAAAATCAACTAAGAAAAATGAGGGATGCATTGTGACAAAGCCGATTGGAGTCATTGATTCGGGCGTAGGCGGTTTAACAGTAGCACGGGAACTTATGCGACAGTTGCCACAAGAAACTTTCATCTATTTAGGAGATACCCTCCGCTGTCCATACGGCCCAAGGTCGGAACAAGAGGTCAGGGCTTTTACGTGGCAAATGGTCAATTTTCTTTTGGAAAAAAATATTAAAATGCTTGTGGTAGCCTGCAATACAGCTACAGCTTATACATTGAACGAACTTCAGGAAAAATTATCGATTCCTGTTATCGGAGTTATTGAACCTGGAGCAAGGGCAGCCATTAAGGTGAGTCAGAATAAACGGATTGGCGTCATTGGAACGGAAGGAACCATACGCAGTCGTGCTTATCCGAATGCGTTAAAGTCAATTGACAGTAGTATTCGCGTGAACGACTTGGCTTGTCCACCTTTTGTTCCGATGGTGGAAGAGGGAATGCTGACTGGACCTGAAGCAGAAGGTGTCGTTGAACGCACATTAAGTCCGCTCAAGAAAATGAATCATATTGATACCTTGATCCTAGGTTGTACCCATTATCCGCTTATCAAAGACCTGGTGCAAAATGAAATGGGCAGCCATATCCAAGTCATCAGTTCTGGTGAAGAGACGGCAAGGGAGGCAAGCCTGATTCTAGCTTACAACAATCTGCTTGAGAAGAATGCTGAAGCTCCTGTCCATGAATTTTACACGACGGGAGATATGGAGAAATTTCGCCTGGTAGCCAACAGCTGGTTCGATGAGCCTGTCCGAATACTAAGACCCGTGGAACTTCACCACGTGCAAAGCTCTGCTATGTAAAGCAGGGCTTTTTTCTTTGTCTACGAAATAAAAAAATGCTTCGGGTATGGAGTACTTTCTGCGGTGGGGCTGCATCCAGCTCCAGCGCCTAGCCCCTCGAGGTCATAAATCAATCGACTTCGTGGAAAAAAACCATCCACTCCATCGCTCGTCTTATGCTTGTCGGGGGCCCTCAGGACGAGGGTTAGTTCAACGTTGGCACAGGACGTGCCGAACTTAGTTGAACATTCATTGAATGATTAAGTCAGGCGCTTAAGCTTTTGTACTTACAAAATTTCATTCGTTGGTCTAATCCTTTTTGAGGCTCGTATATATGGTAGTACAATCTATCTTCAGGAGGGAATCGTATGAAAACGCTCGGTGTTAAACCCATTTTACTTGCGGTTTTATTATTATTAAGTACAGGGCTTCTTTCGGGATGCTTATTTGAAGGGGAGCAATCCTTAGAAAAAATGGATGAACCTGATCAGGCTGCAACAACCGATCAGCTAGATGAAACCGAAGAGCCAGAACCTGGTGCTGAAGGCGAACAATCAGGGGAAGCACCGGAGGGCACAGAAGGTGAAGCATCTACACAAACAGTGGCTCGTGAACTTTACTTGATGGATGAAAGCGGGATGGTTGTGCCGCAAACGCTCGAGCTTCCAGCTTCTGAAGAGGTTGCCAAGCAATCCCTGGAATACTTAGTGAAGGATGGTCCAGTTACCGAACTGCTTCCAAATGGATTCCAAGCTGTCTTACCAGCAGGCACAGAGATTCTTGGGTTAAACCTTCAGGAGGATGGCACAATGGTGGTGGACGTGTCCGAAGACTTTAAGAATTATGAAGCGAAGGATGAACAAAAGATCCTTCAGGCGATGACCTATACACTAACCCAATATGATAATGTGAAAAGGATTAAGCTATGGATCAACGGTCACGAACAAAACGTCATGCCCGTAAACGGAACCCCAATTGCTGATGGGGTTTCCCGTTCAGACGGGATTAACAATCACGTAGGCGATGAAACAGACGTCATGAATAGCCAGGCGGTAACCGTCTACTTTCCTTCTCAAAATGGAGAAGAAGTGTACCAGGTCCCTGTAACGACACGAGTGGCAAAAGGAGAAGATCTTTATTCTGCAGTTGTCCAAGCGCTCTTGAATGGACCTGAACTCGGGACTTCCTTATTGCAGCCTTTCAATGAAGGTGCCGAGGTAGTCAGCACTAAATTAGATTCAGGCGTCCTAACCTTGTCGTTCAATGAAGCGATCTTAACGGGGCAGGACGAGCAAAAAGCATTATCTGACGAAGCTTTATCCAGCCTCGTTATGAGTCTGACAGATCTAGCTGATGTGGAATCTGTTTCCGTAGAAGTTGAAGGAGTCGAACATGTCATGAATGAATCTGGTGATCCGCTTGTTGAGCCAGTGACTCGTTCGGATATTGTTGAAGCAGAAAGT
It contains:
- a CDS encoding helix-turn-helix domain-containing protein: MLRTTRRGTLVKEDGYRPTQILTKREREVFELLVQDKTTKEIAKELFISEKTVRNHISNAMQKLGVKGRSQAVVELLRMGELEL
- the sdhB gene encoding succinate dehydrogenase iron-sulfur subunit, whose translation is MSENKTITFIITRQDHPDEPSYEETFEIPYRENMNVISALMEIRRNPVNANGEATTPVYWDMGCLEEVCGACSMVINGTPRQSCTALVDQLEQPIRLAPMKTFPVNRDLAVDRSRMFDSLKKVKAWIPIDGTYDLGPGPRMAESKRQWAYELSKCMTCGVCLEACPNVNSKSDFIGPAPLSQVRLFNSHPTGELNKSERLQTIMDEEGLMGCGNAQNCVQSCPKGIPLTTSIAALNRDTAIESFKSFFGSDQRV
- a CDS encoding sensor histidine kinase, producing the protein MQKFKWSHTFVLLFFIVSSIYLVIIGITQPFIGIDLEKQSDRWVITNIDQDSWAERHGIPLNAELISVEGAAPEDHYSVSMFNELEKADSFTIGASGQEIFYDDIHQSSPQHWTLYVIFPSLFFLSILGISHLVHKRVPKRYSAHQLILFFLAIATGYMSNSGAIRDDLYSLFLNTSLFLMAPVILIHFLYNYFRELDTYWFSKKVPYFLYGLAIVVSSMESYFLSTQNYPEMFDPVPPWLLLGLYIILFYVIYRGLYIFKDTPQGSIFKYVSVGMTVAFFPYTWLYLIPALTIGKKIITLEVGAVFLIALPITFMYLVTRERLIDIDFVMSRVRYYIFLSIVPSIILTAVFAWLVSSPQSMVTYIQVYLLVHLFLIAFLSIKEVLDSRLQRFLFSARYSYQESMHRMSKDMKDQSNAVDLMKVMRSEINNVLNVRDMYIFSKHNKRNMYCVYDQIPDDILMELDEKLTDHSYDIGSIIETNKGFGVIVGFSLQKLTMLWCEGKKDYTNLNRDEKTYLQTISHNANIAIENMNLIEDLVKELRRLKNNQTQKYPTWLSRLLFTIAENQRKQLSIDLHDTVLQEQLYLYRKMDDLIRHRNDLPPTLHAELVMYKESLLDSIHLIRETCNELRPAFIEELGLVQSLNNLIQQYQLRSNFTVYFSEEKFDAELDQEHILAIFRIVQELLTNAMKHSEAKIVKLSLSEEDDQVVLLYSDNGKGMDFSFQRDLFSHIGLSGIEQRVNGLNGHLKIDTAPGEGFKAVITFPVTVKKEAHV
- a CDS encoding response regulator transcription factor — its product is MTKILIVDDHPAVGAGTKSMLEQEADMKVDVIERSDQVETHLEENEYDILLLDLYMPGLNGIELAKNLRKTHPDLILLIYTGFDLSTHFNMLVEADINGFVSKTATSEELLTVIRCALRDEVVIPLHLFKQLRRAEASVSQQNETEEGTSLSLNEKEQSILKEVASGFTNREIAQTLHMSQRSVEYTLTGIFNKLNVRSRTEALFKAQELGLVSKS
- the sdhA gene encoding succinate dehydrogenase flavoprotein subunit, with the protein product MTNRNIVVVGGGLAGLMATIKAAEQGVHVDLLSIVPVKRSHSVCAQGGINGAVNTKGEGDSPWEHFDDTVYGGDFLANQPPVKAMCEAAPGIIHLLDRMGVMFNRTPEGLLDFRRFGGTQHHRTAFAGATTGQQLLYALDEQVRRHEVNGLVTKYENWEFLSAIVDDEGVGRGVIGQNLSNHEIKAFPADAVIMATGGPGIIFGKSTNSVINTGSAAGALYQQGVAYANGEFIQIHPTAIPGDDKLRLMSESARGEGGRVWTYKDGEPWYFLEEKYPAYGNLVPRDIATREIFDVCVNQKLGINGENMVYLDLSHKDPKELDVKLGGIIEIYEKFVGDDPRKVPMKIFPAVHYSMGGMHVDFDQMTAIPGIFAAGECDYTQHGANRLGANSLLSSIYGGMVAGPNAVKYTEGLDKISDEMTSTLFEARVKEEQEKFDKIMAMDGDENAYQIHKELGEWMTDNVTVVRENEKLLKTDEKIVELMERYERININDTSRWSNQGAMFTRQLWNMLQLARVITQGAYNRNESRGAHYKPEFPDRNDEDWLKTTVATYDKVNNKPIFRYDDVDTSFIEPRKRDYSKSK
- the racE gene encoding glutamate racemase, whose amino-acid sequence is MTKPIGVIDSGVGGLTVARELMRQLPQETFIYLGDTLRCPYGPRSEQEVRAFTWQMVNFLLEKNIKMLVVACNTATAYTLNELQEKLSIPVIGVIEPGARAAIKVSQNKRIGVIGTEGTIRSRAYPNALKSIDSSIRVNDLACPPFVPMVEEGMLTGPEAEGVVERTLSPLKKMNHIDTLILGCTHYPLIKDLVQNEMGSHIQVISSGEETAREASLILAYNNLLEKNAEAPVHEFYTTGDMEKFRLVANSWFDEPVRILRPVELHHVQSSAM
- a CDS encoding GerMN domain-containing protein produces the protein MKTLGVKPILLAVLLLLSTGLLSGCLFEGEQSLEKMDEPDQAATTDQLDETEEPEPGAEGEQSGEAPEGTEGEASTQTVARELYLMDESGMVVPQTLELPASEEVAKQSLEYLVKDGPVTELLPNGFQAVLPAGTEILGLNLQEDGTMVVDVSEDFKNYEAKDEQKILQAMTYTLTQYDNVKRIKLWINGHEQNVMPVNGTPIADGVSRSDGINNHVGDETDVMNSQAVTVYFPSQNGEEVYQVPVTTRVAKGEDLYSAVVQALLNGPELGTSLLQPFNEGAEVVSTKLDSGVLTLSFNEAILTGQDEQKALSDEALSSLVMSLTDLADVESVSVEVEGVEHVMNESGDPLVEPVTRSDIVEAESL
- a CDS encoding succinate dehydrogenase cytochrome b558 subunit, translated to MAGTRGYVNRRLHSLLGVLPIGIFLIQHLTVNFFATRGPEAFNDAAHFMESLPYRYVLEIFIIFLPLLFHSIYGVYIAFTAKSNLSNFGYFRNWMFMLQRVTGIITLIFIAWHVWETRIAIGFGWAELNYQLMESILTEPFFFWFYIVGVVSTTFHFSNGLWSFFVSWGITVSPRSQLIMTYASIIIFVAISYIGVRTLIQFAYGI
- a CDS encoding MarR family winged helix-turn-helix transcriptional regulator translates to MIADVEKELRYISGIIKQRGRVILNNYPITAPQFVALQWLMDKGDMTIGELSNYIHLACSTTTDLVDRMEKNELVERVRDPKDRRVVRIHVLEKGEQIIHEVIEKRQDYLEEVLKDVPVDDVNTLNQLLHVLHEKMREADKEKIN